Proteins encoded in a region of the Oscarella lobularis chromosome 17, ooOscLobu1.1, whole genome shotgun sequence genome:
- the LOC136197445 gene encoding centrosome and spindle pole-associated protein 1-like isoform X2 produces the protein MCICIYGKSSRFVSTVTTIMANVDLFIRNQRAKLDSERAEFTSETSNRERDSERRRAPSKPNALSYASEGPRKESSPAETGLKLGQYEDKQKLLREERKKEYQQYLAKQNEKGSRKFQKENEYREKDDVYEERQTLREKRQRELAQPQRRRQWRDEDMDDYYADMLRRKREEENRYRSRKFETARPRRRYDDDDNDDDDWSRNWRPISHEEERRAKRREGGDLHGDRSKRTSSAPLARSPLPIRGIASLMTTTTKHEIEAEKRMKQAAYADELRSQMGERRPEPRQRRERRPPPPPKPILKSWDYDDFHEDDFDVEEDDDWLEKWTRRPSRRARSHHYREPASPVQLRRSRVRFEEEDDVEQIERRVPRERKYRNSREEAEEEERGSNTSPWGGESGQQKRGFNKEAYRRELDEQMRRKREAREAEKRKKDEFERKKDEEIANYDPWGKGGAGAPMKTRDGRVVTDLRQMRFENNSKSMGIESGRDSRATSRQADDTNNPSPIRGVKEREEEPQNQYNSHPNPTSNDGSPRDRKLTAQEEYKEYLLKQVEERKAKKEREAEEKRREEERIAKKIEQDLEIMKREYEAEVEKQKRKQDEVRRQNEELKAAAATAAREAKRKAEEEKERERRQVEGEKRNEDQRRGNFTQRAVSPPVPAVAQKISYRNDERGSSPPVPTLRKERIEVEERIEAAPLAPQVSDHHIRHQYQQQRAITNENQVILQQLSLMRQQLQMEQEKLKAQKEKERELLASLDYHRQDPSPKRRDPSDIFEFARSGGKKAIAYRKQDQAILYGGESVRAPAEFNKLKYQSASESRKAFWDTFPDPPGDLDSLDLQQQALLRQQGEEIEQLKRSSSAKSKRSLPGESEYLDIEDEKHEMGPRERRRWKNQQKDNLSLVTTSSFNVDEIAAKNAERLRRLEMITKGEGGPSNGDVLDRFMREHHIQGRGNRDVDLASETSLEAETLLRPGSQV, from the exons ATgtgtatatgtatatacgGGAAATCGTCTCGGTTTGTGTCGACGGTTACCACGATAATGGCGAACGTTGATTTGTTTATTCGAAACCAGCGAGCGAAATTAGACTCGGAGCGAGCGGAATTCACTTCAGAAACGTCGAAC CGAGAACGCGATTcggagcgtcgtcgcgctccCTCAAAGCCAAACGCTTTGTCATACGCTTCAGAAGGTCCTCGAAAAG AGTCGTCTCCCGCGGAAACGGGACTGAAACTTGGTCAATATGAAGACAAGCAGAAATTATTGAGAGAGGAACGAAAAAAGGAATATCAACAGTATCTAGCCAAA CAGAATGAAAAAGGAAGTCGTAAATttcagaaagagaacgaataCAGGGAAAAA GATGACGTATATGAAGAAAGGCAAACGcttagagaaaaacgacaaagaGAACTCGCACAACCCCAAAGG AGACGGCAATGGAGGGACGAAGACATGGACGATTATTACGCGGACATgttgagaagaaaacgcgaagaagaaaaccgcTACAGAtcaagaaaatttgaaacGGCAcgccctcgtcgtcgctatgacgacgacgacaacgacgacgatgattgGTCTAGAAATTGGCGACCGATTTCTCACGAAGAGGAGAGGAGAGCTAAGAGACGAGAAGGAGGCGATCTCCATGGCGATCGTAGCAAAAGAACGTCATCAGCGCCGTTGGCGCGAAGCCCTCTACCCATTCGCGGCATTGCGTCGctcatgacgacgacaaccaAACATGAAATAGAGGCGGAGAAGAGAATGAAACAAGCCGCGTATGCCGACGAATTGAGATCCCAAATGGGAGAAAG AAGACCCGAACCAaggcaaagaagagaaagacgaccgccgccgcctccgaaGCCAATACTTAAA tcGTGGGATTATGACGATTTTCATGAGGATGATTTTGATGTTGAAGAGGATGACGATTGGCTGGAAAAATGGACTCGTCGTCCATCTCGTCGCGCTCGATCTCATCACTACAGAGAACCGGCGTCGCCCGTTCAACTACGAAGAAGCCGAGttcgatttgaagaagaagatgacgtgGAGCAAATCGAGAGACGTGTTCCACGCGAAAGAAAATATCGGAATAGTAGAGaagaggcggaggaggaggagaggggTTCCAATACGTCGCCTTGGGGCGGAGAAAGTGGCCAGCAAAAACGGGGCTTCAATAAGGAAGCGTATAGACGAGAACTTGATGAGCAGATGAGACGGAAAAGAGAAGCGCGCGAAGCTGAAAAACGCAAGAAAGACGA GTTTGAACGTAAGAAAGATGAGGAGATAGCAAATTATGATCCGTGGGGAAAGGGCGGGGCCGGCGCTCCCATGAAGACACGTGACGGAAGAGTTGTAACTGATTTACGTCAAATGAGATTTGAAAACAATAGCAAGAGTATGGGAATTGAATCGGGAAGAGATAGCAGAGCGACTTCACGTCAAGCTGACGATACTAATAACCCTTCACCAATACGAGGAGTAAAGGAAAGGGAGGAAGAACCTCAGAATCAATACAATTCACATCCAAATCCA ACGTCGAATGATGGCTCGCCTAGAGATAGAAAATTGACGGCTCAAGAAGAGTATAAAGAGTATCTTTTGAAGCAGGTTGAGGAACGAAAGGCGAAAAAGGAACGCGAAGCGGAGGAGAAGCGACGCGAAGAGGAGCGCAtagcgaagaaaatcgaacagGATTTGGAAATCATGAAGCGCGAGTACGAAGCCGAAGTGGAGAAGCAGAAGCGAAAGCAAGACGAAGTTCGACGACAGAACGAGGAAttgaaagcggcggcggcgacggcggcacgagaagcgaaacgaaaagccgaagaggaaaaggagagagaaagaagacaagTCGAAGGGgagaagcgaaacgaagatCAACGG AGGGGGAATTTTACTCAGAGAGCCGTTTCTCCGCCTGTACCGGCTGTTGCTCAAAAGATTTCGTATAGAAATGACGAAAGG GGATCGTCTCCACCTGTTCCTACCTTGCGAAAGGAGAGAATTGAGGTGGAGGAAAGGATTGAGGCGGCTCCTCTCGCTCCTCAAGTATCTGATCATCATATACGTCATCAATATCAGCAACAGCGAGCAATAACAAATGAAAATCAGGTGATTTTGCAACAGCTCTCTCTAATGAGACAACAGCTTCAAATGGAGCAGGAAAAACTCAAAgctcagaaagaaaaagaacgg gaaCTTCTCGCTTCATTGGATTATCATCGCCAAGATCCGTCTCCAAAGCGAAGAGATCCCTCTGATATATTTGAATTTGCACGATCTGGAGGAAAGAAGGCAATTGCCTATAGAAAACAAGATCAA GCCATTCTCTACGGTGGAGAATCCGTACGAGCCCCCGCCGaatttaataaattgaaatatCAAT CTGCGTCCGAGTCTCGAAAGGCGTTTTGGGATACGTTTCCTGATCCGCCTGGAGATTTGGACTCTCTCGATTTGCAACAGCAAGCTCTATTGCGACAACAAGGAGAGGAAATCGAACAACTAAAACGAAGTTCGTCtgcaaaatcaaaacgaTCTTTGCCAGGAGAAAGCGAATATTTGGACATTGAGGATGAAAAACATGAGATGGGTCCAAGGGAGAGAAGACGATGGAAAAACCAGCAAAAA GATAATTTGTCTCTGGTTACTACGAGCTCTTTTAATGTGGACGAAATAGCGGCGAAGAACGCAGAACGATTGCGTCGACTTGAAATGATTACGAAAGGTGAGGGGGGTCCCTCCAACGGAGACGTACTGGATCGATTTATGAGGGAGCATCATATACaaggaagaggaaatcgAGACGTTGATTTGGCCTCGGAGACGAGTCTCGAAGCGGAAACACTTCTGAGGCCGGGATCACAAGTGTAG
- the LOC136197445 gene encoding centrosome and spindle pole-associated protein 1-like isoform X1, with protein sequence MCICIYGKSSRFVSTVTTIMANVDLFIRNQRAKLDSERAEFTSETSNRERDSERRRAPSKPNALSYASEGPRKESSPAETGLKLGQYEDKQKLLREERKKEYQQYLAKQNEKGSRKFQKENEYREKDDVYEERQTLREKRQRELAQPQRRRQWRDEDMDDYYADMLRRKREEENRYRSRKFETARPRRRYDDDDNDDDDWSRNWRPISHEEERRAKRREGGDLHGDRSKRTSSAPLARSPLPIRGIASLMTTTTKHEIEAEKRMKQAAYADELRSQMGESRRPEPRQRRERRPPPPPKPILKSWDYDDFHEDDFDVEEDDDWLEKWTRRPSRRARSHHYREPASPVQLRRSRVRFEEEDDVEQIERRVPRERKYRNSREEAEEEERGSNTSPWGGESGQQKRGFNKEAYRRELDEQMRRKREAREAEKRKKDEFERKKDEEIANYDPWGKGGAGAPMKTRDGRVVTDLRQMRFENNSKSMGIESGRDSRATSRQADDTNNPSPIRGVKEREEEPQNQYNSHPNPTSNDGSPRDRKLTAQEEYKEYLLKQVEERKAKKEREAEEKRREEERIAKKIEQDLEIMKREYEAEVEKQKRKQDEVRRQNEELKAAAATAAREAKRKAEEEKERERRQVEGEKRNEDQRRGNFTQRAVSPPVPAVAQKISYRNDERGSSPPVPTLRKERIEVEERIEAAPLAPQVSDHHIRHQYQQQRAITNENQVILQQLSLMRQQLQMEQEKLKAQKEKERELLASLDYHRQDPSPKRRDPSDIFEFARSGGKKAIAYRKQDQAILYGGESVRAPAEFNKLKYQSASESRKAFWDTFPDPPGDLDSLDLQQQALLRQQGEEIEQLKRSSSAKSKRSLPGESEYLDIEDEKHEMGPRERRRWKNQQKDNLSLVTTSSFNVDEIAAKNAERLRRLEMITKGEGGPSNGDVLDRFMREHHIQGRGNRDVDLASETSLEAETLLRPGSQV encoded by the exons ATgtgtatatgtatatacgGGAAATCGTCTCGGTTTGTGTCGACGGTTACCACGATAATGGCGAACGTTGATTTGTTTATTCGAAACCAGCGAGCGAAATTAGACTCGGAGCGAGCGGAATTCACTTCAGAAACGTCGAAC CGAGAACGCGATTcggagcgtcgtcgcgctccCTCAAAGCCAAACGCTTTGTCATACGCTTCAGAAGGTCCTCGAAAAG AGTCGTCTCCCGCGGAAACGGGACTGAAACTTGGTCAATATGAAGACAAGCAGAAATTATTGAGAGAGGAACGAAAAAAGGAATATCAACAGTATCTAGCCAAA CAGAATGAAAAAGGAAGTCGTAAATttcagaaagagaacgaataCAGGGAAAAA GATGACGTATATGAAGAAAGGCAAACGcttagagaaaaacgacaaagaGAACTCGCACAACCCCAAAGG AGACGGCAATGGAGGGACGAAGACATGGACGATTATTACGCGGACATgttgagaagaaaacgcgaagaagaaaaccgcTACAGAtcaagaaaatttgaaacGGCAcgccctcgtcgtcgctatgacgacgacgacaacgacgacgatgattgGTCTAGAAATTGGCGACCGATTTCTCACGAAGAGGAGAGGAGAGCTAAGAGACGAGAAGGAGGCGATCTCCATGGCGATCGTAGCAAAAGAACGTCATCAGCGCCGTTGGCGCGAAGCCCTCTACCCATTCGCGGCATTGCGTCGctcatgacgacgacaaccaAACATGAAATAGAGGCGGAGAAGAGAATGAAACAAGCCGCGTATGCCGACGAATTGAGATCCCAAATGGGAGAAAG TAGAAGACCCGAACCAaggcaaagaagagaaagacgaccgccgccgcctccgaaGCCAATACTTAAA tcGTGGGATTATGACGATTTTCATGAGGATGATTTTGATGTTGAAGAGGATGACGATTGGCTGGAAAAATGGACTCGTCGTCCATCTCGTCGCGCTCGATCTCATCACTACAGAGAACCGGCGTCGCCCGTTCAACTACGAAGAAGCCGAGttcgatttgaagaagaagatgacgtgGAGCAAATCGAGAGACGTGTTCCACGCGAAAGAAAATATCGGAATAGTAGAGaagaggcggaggaggaggagaggggTTCCAATACGTCGCCTTGGGGCGGAGAAAGTGGCCAGCAAAAACGGGGCTTCAATAAGGAAGCGTATAGACGAGAACTTGATGAGCAGATGAGACGGAAAAGAGAAGCGCGCGAAGCTGAAAAACGCAAGAAAGACGA GTTTGAACGTAAGAAAGATGAGGAGATAGCAAATTATGATCCGTGGGGAAAGGGCGGGGCCGGCGCTCCCATGAAGACACGTGACGGAAGAGTTGTAACTGATTTACGTCAAATGAGATTTGAAAACAATAGCAAGAGTATGGGAATTGAATCGGGAAGAGATAGCAGAGCGACTTCACGTCAAGCTGACGATACTAATAACCCTTCACCAATACGAGGAGTAAAGGAAAGGGAGGAAGAACCTCAGAATCAATACAATTCACATCCAAATCCA ACGTCGAATGATGGCTCGCCTAGAGATAGAAAATTGACGGCTCAAGAAGAGTATAAAGAGTATCTTTTGAAGCAGGTTGAGGAACGAAAGGCGAAAAAGGAACGCGAAGCGGAGGAGAAGCGACGCGAAGAGGAGCGCAtagcgaagaaaatcgaacagGATTTGGAAATCATGAAGCGCGAGTACGAAGCCGAAGTGGAGAAGCAGAAGCGAAAGCAAGACGAAGTTCGACGACAGAACGAGGAAttgaaagcggcggcggcgacggcggcacgagaagcgaaacgaaaagccgaagaggaaaaggagagagaaagaagacaagTCGAAGGGgagaagcgaaacgaagatCAACGG AGGGGGAATTTTACTCAGAGAGCCGTTTCTCCGCCTGTACCGGCTGTTGCTCAAAAGATTTCGTATAGAAATGACGAAAGG GGATCGTCTCCACCTGTTCCTACCTTGCGAAAGGAGAGAATTGAGGTGGAGGAAAGGATTGAGGCGGCTCCTCTCGCTCCTCAAGTATCTGATCATCATATACGTCATCAATATCAGCAACAGCGAGCAATAACAAATGAAAATCAGGTGATTTTGCAACAGCTCTCTCTAATGAGACAACAGCTTCAAATGGAGCAGGAAAAACTCAAAgctcagaaagaaaaagaacgg gaaCTTCTCGCTTCATTGGATTATCATCGCCAAGATCCGTCTCCAAAGCGAAGAGATCCCTCTGATATATTTGAATTTGCACGATCTGGAGGAAAGAAGGCAATTGCCTATAGAAAACAAGATCAA GCCATTCTCTACGGTGGAGAATCCGTACGAGCCCCCGCCGaatttaataaattgaaatatCAAT CTGCGTCCGAGTCTCGAAAGGCGTTTTGGGATACGTTTCCTGATCCGCCTGGAGATTTGGACTCTCTCGATTTGCAACAGCAAGCTCTATTGCGACAACAAGGAGAGGAAATCGAACAACTAAAACGAAGTTCGTCtgcaaaatcaaaacgaTCTTTGCCAGGAGAAAGCGAATATTTGGACATTGAGGATGAAAAACATGAGATGGGTCCAAGGGAGAGAAGACGATGGAAAAACCAGCAAAAA GATAATTTGTCTCTGGTTACTACGAGCTCTTTTAATGTGGACGAAATAGCGGCGAAGAACGCAGAACGATTGCGTCGACTTGAAATGATTACGAAAGGTGAGGGGGGTCCCTCCAACGGAGACGTACTGGATCGATTTATGAGGGAGCATCATATACaaggaagaggaaatcgAGACGTTGATTTGGCCTCGGAGACGAGTCTCGAAGCGGAAACACTTCTGAGGCCGGGATCACAAGTGTAG
- the LOC136197445 gene encoding centrosome and spindle pole-associated protein 1-like isoform X3, whose amino-acid sequence MCICIYGKSSRFVSTVTTIMANVDLFIRNQRAKLDSERAEFTSETSNRERDSERRRAPSKPNALSYASEGPRKESSPAETGLKLGQYEDKQKLLREERKKEYQQYLAKNEKGSRKFQKENEYREKDDVYEERQTLREKRQRELAQPQRRRQWRDEDMDDYYADMLRRKREEENRYRSRKFETARPRRRYDDDDNDDDDWSRNWRPISHEEERRAKRREGGDLHGDRSKRTSSAPLARSPLPIRGIASLMTTTTKHEIEAEKRMKQAAYADELRSQMGESRRPEPRQRRERRPPPPPKPILKSWDYDDFHEDDFDVEEDDDWLEKWTRRPSRRARSHHYREPASPVQLRRSRVRFEEEDDVEQIERRVPRERKYRNSREEAEEEERGSNTSPWGGESGQQKRGFNKEAYRRELDEQMRRKREAREAEKRKKDEFERKKDEEIANYDPWGKGGAGAPMKTRDGRVVTDLRQMRFENNSKSMGIESGRDSRATSRQADDTNNPSPIRGVKEREEEPQNQYNSHPNPTSNDGSPRDRKLTAQEEYKEYLLKQVEERKAKKEREAEEKRREEERIAKKIEQDLEIMKREYEAEVEKQKRKQDEVRRQNEELKAAAATAAREAKRKAEEEKERERRQVEGEKRNEDQRRGNFTQRAVSPPVPAVAQKISYRNDERGSSPPVPTLRKERIEVEERIEAAPLAPQVSDHHIRHQYQQQRAITNENQVILQQLSLMRQQLQMEQEKLKAQKEKERELLASLDYHRQDPSPKRRDPSDIFEFARSGGKKAIAYRKQDQAILYGGESVRAPAEFNKLKYQSASESRKAFWDTFPDPPGDLDSLDLQQQALLRQQGEEIEQLKRSSSAKSKRSLPGESEYLDIEDEKHEMGPRERRRWKNQQKDNLSLVTTSSFNVDEIAAKNAERLRRLEMITKGEGGPSNGDVLDRFMREHHIQGRGNRDVDLASETSLEAETLLRPGSQV is encoded by the exons ATgtgtatatgtatatacgGGAAATCGTCTCGGTTTGTGTCGACGGTTACCACGATAATGGCGAACGTTGATTTGTTTATTCGAAACCAGCGAGCGAAATTAGACTCGGAGCGAGCGGAATTCACTTCAGAAACGTCGAAC CGAGAACGCGATTcggagcgtcgtcgcgctccCTCAAAGCCAAACGCTTTGTCATACGCTTCAGAAGGTCCTCGAAAAG AGTCGTCTCCCGCGGAAACGGGACTGAAACTTGGTCAATATGAAGACAAGCAGAAATTATTGAGAGAGGAACGAAAAAAGGAATATCAACAGTATCTAGCCAAA AATGAAAAAGGAAGTCGTAAATttcagaaagagaacgaataCAGGGAAAAA GATGACGTATATGAAGAAAGGCAAACGcttagagaaaaacgacaaagaGAACTCGCACAACCCCAAAGG AGACGGCAATGGAGGGACGAAGACATGGACGATTATTACGCGGACATgttgagaagaaaacgcgaagaagaaaaccgcTACAGAtcaagaaaatttgaaacGGCAcgccctcgtcgtcgctatgacgacgacgacaacgacgacgatgattgGTCTAGAAATTGGCGACCGATTTCTCACGAAGAGGAGAGGAGAGCTAAGAGACGAGAAGGAGGCGATCTCCATGGCGATCGTAGCAAAAGAACGTCATCAGCGCCGTTGGCGCGAAGCCCTCTACCCATTCGCGGCATTGCGTCGctcatgacgacgacaaccaAACATGAAATAGAGGCGGAGAAGAGAATGAAACAAGCCGCGTATGCCGACGAATTGAGATCCCAAATGGGAGAAAG TAGAAGACCCGAACCAaggcaaagaagagaaagacgaccgccgccgcctccgaaGCCAATACTTAAA tcGTGGGATTATGACGATTTTCATGAGGATGATTTTGATGTTGAAGAGGATGACGATTGGCTGGAAAAATGGACTCGTCGTCCATCTCGTCGCGCTCGATCTCATCACTACAGAGAACCGGCGTCGCCCGTTCAACTACGAAGAAGCCGAGttcgatttgaagaagaagatgacgtgGAGCAAATCGAGAGACGTGTTCCACGCGAAAGAAAATATCGGAATAGTAGAGaagaggcggaggaggaggagaggggTTCCAATACGTCGCCTTGGGGCGGAGAAAGTGGCCAGCAAAAACGGGGCTTCAATAAGGAAGCGTATAGACGAGAACTTGATGAGCAGATGAGACGGAAAAGAGAAGCGCGCGAAGCTGAAAAACGCAAGAAAGACGA GTTTGAACGTAAGAAAGATGAGGAGATAGCAAATTATGATCCGTGGGGAAAGGGCGGGGCCGGCGCTCCCATGAAGACACGTGACGGAAGAGTTGTAACTGATTTACGTCAAATGAGATTTGAAAACAATAGCAAGAGTATGGGAATTGAATCGGGAAGAGATAGCAGAGCGACTTCACGTCAAGCTGACGATACTAATAACCCTTCACCAATACGAGGAGTAAAGGAAAGGGAGGAAGAACCTCAGAATCAATACAATTCACATCCAAATCCA ACGTCGAATGATGGCTCGCCTAGAGATAGAAAATTGACGGCTCAAGAAGAGTATAAAGAGTATCTTTTGAAGCAGGTTGAGGAACGAAAGGCGAAAAAGGAACGCGAAGCGGAGGAGAAGCGACGCGAAGAGGAGCGCAtagcgaagaaaatcgaacagGATTTGGAAATCATGAAGCGCGAGTACGAAGCCGAAGTGGAGAAGCAGAAGCGAAAGCAAGACGAAGTTCGACGACAGAACGAGGAAttgaaagcggcggcggcgacggcggcacgagaagcgaaacgaaaagccgaagaggaaaaggagagagaaagaagacaagTCGAAGGGgagaagcgaaacgaagatCAACGG AGGGGGAATTTTACTCAGAGAGCCGTTTCTCCGCCTGTACCGGCTGTTGCTCAAAAGATTTCGTATAGAAATGACGAAAGG GGATCGTCTCCACCTGTTCCTACCTTGCGAAAGGAGAGAATTGAGGTGGAGGAAAGGATTGAGGCGGCTCCTCTCGCTCCTCAAGTATCTGATCATCATATACGTCATCAATATCAGCAACAGCGAGCAATAACAAATGAAAATCAGGTGATTTTGCAACAGCTCTCTCTAATGAGACAACAGCTTCAAATGGAGCAGGAAAAACTCAAAgctcagaaagaaaaagaacgg gaaCTTCTCGCTTCATTGGATTATCATCGCCAAGATCCGTCTCCAAAGCGAAGAGATCCCTCTGATATATTTGAATTTGCACGATCTGGAGGAAAGAAGGCAATTGCCTATAGAAAACAAGATCAA GCCATTCTCTACGGTGGAGAATCCGTACGAGCCCCCGCCGaatttaataaattgaaatatCAAT CTGCGTCCGAGTCTCGAAAGGCGTTTTGGGATACGTTTCCTGATCCGCCTGGAGATTTGGACTCTCTCGATTTGCAACAGCAAGCTCTATTGCGACAACAAGGAGAGGAAATCGAACAACTAAAACGAAGTTCGTCtgcaaaatcaaaacgaTCTTTGCCAGGAGAAAGCGAATATTTGGACATTGAGGATGAAAAACATGAGATGGGTCCAAGGGAGAGAAGACGATGGAAAAACCAGCAAAAA GATAATTTGTCTCTGGTTACTACGAGCTCTTTTAATGTGGACGAAATAGCGGCGAAGAACGCAGAACGATTGCGTCGACTTGAAATGATTACGAAAGGTGAGGGGGGTCCCTCCAACGGAGACGTACTGGATCGATTTATGAGGGAGCATCATATACaaggaagaggaaatcgAGACGTTGATTTGGCCTCGGAGACGAGTCTCGAAGCGGAAACACTTCTGAGGCCGGGATCACAAGTGTAG